A portion of the bacterium genome contains these proteins:
- the fdhF gene encoding formate dehydrogenase subunit alpha, with product MIELVIDGKRIKTEQGKNILEVCLDENIDLPNLCYDSRLKSFGACRLCLVEVERAKGFLPACTTSAIEGMVVKTNTERLLEIRKELLELILSDHPDDCLVCEKNGDCKLQEYAYQYGVRREKYSEKLSILKENSPYRTNPFIERDTDKCILCGRCVRICDELMGRNVLDFANRGFSSLITTGLNKPLEESNCEFCGQCISTCPVGALSSKIKKKGRHWETKKTKTICPYCGCGCPIILETKGNTIIDVSSNNNLCIKGRFGFDFVNHKERLKKPLISQGSGVRGQGSKFKEVEWGEALDFVAKRFLKIKEKYGADAMGGFASAKVTNEENFLFQKFMRAVLQTNNVDHCARLCHASTMAGLAKSFGSAAMTNTINDIACSDCIIVIGSNTTEAHPIVGLKIKEAIREGAKLIVIDPRKIELVELANIWLRQKPGTDVCLINCLMNVILKEGLYKKDFINERTSGFKDLCKAIEKYTLEYGEEITGCKKELIIEAARIYGKAERASIIYSMGITQHTTGVDNVLSLANLVMMTGNIGREGTGLNPLRGQNNVQGACDMGCLPDLLPGYQKIEDEKIRENFEKAWNVKIPTEQGLTLTEMIASIDIKCLYIMGENPLLSDPDINRVKEAFSKKEFIVVADIFLTETAELADVVLPSCSFAEKDGTFTNTERRIQLLNKAIEPPGEAKADWEIIQMLSNKMGYNMEYKDSGEIMKEIASLTPIYEGISHKRLKNESLHWPCLNVNHPGTPILHREKFTRGLGLFCPVEYKPAAEEPDIAYPFILTTGRIREHYHTGTLSRRSLALDNYIKEGFAEINPKDASKLGILDGEMVKVSSRRGEIEIKARITDIVPSGVVFIPFHFRESPVNILTNPSLDPIAKIPEFKVSAVRIEAL from the coding sequence ATGATTGAATTGGTAATTGATGGAAAAAGGATAAAGACAGAACAAGGAAAGAACATTCTTGAGGTTTGTCTTGATGAAAATATTGATCTTCCAAACCTTTGCTATGATTCCCGTCTTAAAAGCTTTGGTGCCTGTAGGCTATGCCTGGTTGAGGTAGAGCGAGCAAAGGGCTTCCTTCCAGCCTGCACAACAAGCGCAATTGAAGGAATGGTTGTTAAGACAAACACAGAGAGGCTTTTAGAAATAAGAAAGGAGCTCCTTGAGCTTATCCTCTCAGACCACCCTGATGACTGCCTTGTTTGTGAAAAGAACGGGGATTGTAAGCTTCAAGAATATGCCTATCAATATGGTGTTAGAAGGGAGAAATATTCAGAGAAATTAAGCATCCTAAAGGAAAACAGCCCATATCGGACAAACCCATTTATTGAGAGGGATACGGACAAATGTATTCTATGTGGAAGGTGTGTAAGAATCTGCGATGAGCTTATGGGAAGGAATGTTTTGGATTTTGCAAATAGGGGGTTTTCTTCTTTAATCACCACAGGCTTGAATAAGCCCCTTGAGGAGAGCAATTGTGAATTTTGTGGTCAATGTATCTCTACCTGCCCGGTTGGTGCTTTATCTTCAAAGATAAAAAAGAAAGGAAGACATTGGGAGACAAAGAAAACAAAGACCATCTGTCCATATTGTGGCTGTGGATGTCCGATAATATTAGAGACAAAAGGCAATACAATAATTGATGTTTCATCAAACAACAATCTCTGCATAAAGGGAAGGTTTGGGTTTGATTTTGTAAACCACAAGGAGAGGCTGAAAAAACCCTTGATAAGTCAGGGGTCAGGGGTCAGGGGTCAGGGGTCAAAATTTAAGGAGGTGGAATGGGGGGAGGCATTGGATTTTGTAGCAAAGAGGTTTTTAAAGATAAAAGAAAAATATGGGGCAGATGCTATGGGTGGGTTTGCTTCGGCAAAGGTAACCAATGAGGAAAATTTCTTGTTTCAAAAATTTATGAGGGCTGTTTTGCAGACAAACAATGTTGACCATTGTGCAAGGCTATGCCATGCTTCAACCATGGCTGGTTTAGCAAAATCTTTTGGCTCGGCTGCTATGACAAACACAATCAATGATATAGCTTGCTCTGATTGCATCATTGTCATTGGCTCAAATACAACAGAAGCACACCCAATTGTAGGGCTTAAAATAAAGGAGGCGATTAGAGAGGGTGCAAAGCTCATTGTTATAGACCCAAGAAAGATTGAGCTAGTAGAGCTAGCAAATATATGGTTAAGGCAGAAGCCAGGCACAGATGTTTGCTTGATAAATTGCTTAATGAATGTCATTTTAAAGGAAGGTCTTTATAAGAAGGATTTTATAAATGAAAGGACGAGTGGATTTAAAGACCTTTGCAAGGCAATTGAAAAATATACCTTAGAATATGGAGAAGAAATTACAGGTTGCAAAAAGGAACTTATTATTGAAGCAGCAAGGATTTATGGAAAGGCAGAAAGGGCATCAATTATCTATTCAATGGGCATAACCCAGCATACAACAGGTGTGGACAATGTCCTTTCTTTGGCAAATCTAGTAATGATGACGGGAAATATTGGAAGGGAAGGAACGGGATTAAACCCTTTAAGGGGTCAAAACAATGTCCAGGGTGCTTGTGATATGGGGTGCTTACCAGACCTTTTACCAGGATACCAAAAAATAGAAGATGAGAAAATAAGGGAAAACTTTGAAAAGGCTTGGAATGTAAAGATTCCAACCGAACAGGGTTTAACCCTAACAGAAATGATTGCATCTATTGATATAAAATGCCTCTATATTATGGGAGAAAACCCCCTTTTGTCTGATCCTGATATAAACCGTGTAAAAGAGGCTTTTTCAAAAAAGGAATTCATTGTTGTTGCTGATATATTCCTCACAGAGACAGCAGAGCTTGCCGATGTTGTTTTGCCATCTTGTTCATTTGCCGAAAAGGATGGAACATTTACAAATACAGAGAGGCGTATTCAATTGCTAAATAAGGCTATAGAGCCACCCGGTGAGGCAAAAGCAGATTGGGAGATAATCCAGATGCTCTCAAATAAAATGGGATACAATATGGAATACAAAGATTCAGGGGAAATTATGAAGGAAATTGCAAGCCTTACACCAATCTATGAAGGAATATCTCATAAAAGGCTTAAAAATGAAAGTTTGCATTGGCCCTGCCTTAATGTCAATCACCCGGGAACGCCCATTTTGCATCGGGAAAAATTTACACGGGGATTAGGATTATTTTGCCCAGTAGAATATAAACCAGCGGCTGAAGAGCCAGATATAGCATACCCATTTATCCTTACCACAGGAAGGATAAGGGAGCATTACCATACAGGAACCCTCTCAAGGAGAAGTCTTGCTTTAGATAATTACATAAAAGAGGGATTTGCTGAAATAAACCCAAAAGATGCTAGCAAACTTGGAATTTTAGATGGAGAAATGGTGAAGGTTTCATCAAGAAGGGGAGAGATAGAGATAAAGGCAAGGATAACCGACATAGTTCCATCGGGTGTTGTCTTTATTCCATTTCACTTCAGGGAATCACCTGTAAATATATTGACCAATCCATCCCTTGACCCAATAGCAAAGATACCCGAATTTAAGGTATCCGCTGTTAGGATTGAAGCTCTTTAA